In Saccharothrix violaceirubra, the following are encoded in one genomic region:
- a CDS encoding DUF3151 domain-containing protein has translation MTNLLGPDPTLLPDRPEAQAAADAGTDPAKIVHAHPDFSEAWALLAERALQSGDPVAAYAYARTGYHRGLDQLRRAGWRGHGPVPWSHRPNRGFLRALAALSRAADGIGETEEYERCRKFLADSDPAAPAALGLA, from the coding sequence ATGACGAACCTGCTCGGCCCCGATCCGACGCTGCTGCCCGACCGTCCCGAAGCGCAGGCCGCCGCCGACGCGGGCACGGACCCGGCCAAGATCGTCCACGCGCACCCCGACTTCAGCGAGGCGTGGGCGCTGCTGGCCGAACGCGCGTTGCAGTCCGGCGACCCGGTCGCGGCCTACGCCTACGCCCGCACCGGCTACCACCGCGGCCTCGACCAGCTGCGCCGGGCCGGCTGGCGGGGGCACGGCCCGGTCCCGTGGTCGCACCGCCCGAACCGCGGCTTCCTGCGCGCGCTCGCCGCGCTGTCCCGTGCTGCGGACGGCATCGGCGAGACCGAGGAGTACGAGCGCTGCCGGAAGTTCCTCGCCGACAGCGACCCGGCCGCACCCGCCGCGCTCGGCCTGGCCTGA
- a CDS encoding FUSC family protein has product MRDEVTRRIDRWRGTALPIVHTALAAGLSWWAAMAVAGHEHPFFAPIAAVVCLGVSLGQRLRRVVELVVGVSVGVGVGDVLISWIGTGPWQIALVVALAMSAATLLDGGAVIALQAGSSAVLVATLLPPSTGGGLDRMVDALVGGLVGLAVTALLPAHPLRVAHRHGRVVLGELATALRGVADAVAERDAVRAASVLARLRESQSAFDEFTTALRTGGEITSLAPLRRPARHALDRYASAAAPIDYAVRNTRVLARRALAALRDDEEIPEVLIEVLRGYADAVDLLRGELARGTEPVTARKAIRDAVRSATAHRLGGDTLSVKVVLAQVRSVAVDLLQATGLTRAEAAEALPPLSRKD; this is encoded by the coding sequence GTGCGCGACGAGGTCACGCGCAGAATCGACCGGTGGCGCGGTACGGCGTTGCCGATCGTGCACACCGCGCTCGCGGCCGGCCTGTCGTGGTGGGCGGCCATGGCCGTGGCGGGCCACGAGCACCCGTTCTTCGCCCCGATCGCGGCCGTGGTGTGCCTGGGCGTGTCGCTCGGGCAGCGGCTGCGCCGGGTCGTCGAACTGGTCGTCGGCGTGTCGGTCGGCGTCGGTGTCGGCGACGTCCTGATCTCGTGGATCGGCACGGGACCGTGGCAGATCGCCCTGGTCGTCGCGCTGGCGATGTCCGCGGCCACGCTGCTCGACGGCGGCGCGGTGATCGCGCTCCAGGCCGGGTCGTCGGCCGTGCTCGTGGCCACGCTGCTGCCGCCCAGCACCGGCGGCGGCCTGGACCGGATGGTCGACGCGCTGGTCGGGGGCCTGGTCGGGCTCGCGGTCACGGCGTTGCTGCCCGCGCACCCGTTGCGGGTCGCACACCGGCACGGGCGCGTGGTGCTCGGCGAGCTGGCGACGGCGTTGCGCGGTGTCGCGGACGCCGTGGCCGAACGGGACGCCGTGCGCGCGGCGAGCGTGCTGGCCCGGCTGCGCGAGTCGCAGTCGGCGTTCGACGAGTTCACGACCGCGTTGCGCACGGGCGGCGAGATCACGTCCCTGGCACCGCTGCGCCGCCCGGCCCGGCACGCCCTGGACCGGTACGCCTCGGCCGCCGCGCCGATCGACTACGCCGTGCGCAACACACGCGTGCTGGCCCGACGGGCGTTGGCGGCGTTGCGCGACGACGAGGAGATCCCCGAAGTCCTGATCGAGGTGCTGCGCGGGTACGCCGACGCGGTCGACCTGCTGCGCGGCGAACTCGCGCGCGGCACCGAACCGGTCACGGCGCGTAAGGCGATCCGTGACGCGGTCCGGTCCGCGACGGCGCACCGGCTCGGCGGCGACACCCTGTCGGTGAAGGTCGTGCTGGCGCAGGTGCGGTCGGTCGCCGTGGACCTGCTGCAGGCGACCGGGTTGACCCGCGCGGAGGCGGCCGAGGCGCTGCCTCCGTTGTCCCGCAAGGACTAG
- a CDS encoding HNH endonuclease family protein, which yields MRKTVTSLLLVGALGLATAAPASATPPNIPSTATAKSELAALTVAAEGSLTGYSREKFPHWITVSGACNTRETVLKRDGSNVVTDSSCAATSGSWYSPYDGATWTQASDVDIDHVVPLAEAWRSGASSWTTDRRQSFANDLGNPQLIAVTDNVNQSKGDQDPARWKPPLTSYWCTYGKIWVHSKYRWGLKVDSAEKSALTGLLDRC from the coding sequence ATGCGAAAAACCGTCACCTCCCTGCTCCTGGTCGGCGCGCTGGGCCTCGCCACCGCGGCGCCCGCGAGCGCCACCCCGCCGAACATCCCGAGCACGGCCACCGCGAAGTCGGAACTGGCCGCGCTGACCGTGGCCGCCGAGGGCTCGCTCACCGGCTACAGCCGCGAGAAGTTCCCGCACTGGATCACCGTCTCGGGCGCCTGCAACACCCGGGAGACCGTGCTCAAGCGCGACGGCTCCAACGTCGTCACCGACTCGTCCTGCGCCGCGACCTCGGGCTCCTGGTACAGCCCGTACGACGGCGCCACCTGGACCCAGGCGTCCGATGTGGACATCGACCACGTCGTGCCGCTGGCCGAGGCGTGGCGGTCCGGCGCGTCGTCGTGGACGACCGACCGGCGCCAGTCGTTCGCCAACGACCTGGGCAACCCGCAGCTGATCGCGGTGACCGACAACGTCAACCAGTCCAAGGGCGACCAGGACCCGGCTCGCTGGAAGCCGCCGCTGACCTCGTACTGGTGCACCTACGGGAAGATCTGGGTGCACTCGAAGTACCGCTGGGGCCTCAAGGTCGACTCGGCCGAGAAGAGCGCGTTGACGGGCCTTCTCGACCGCTGCTAG
- a CDS encoding adenylosuccinate synthase, with protein MPAVVLIGAQWGDEGKGKATDLLGERVQWVVRYQGGNNAGHTVVLPDGQKFALHLIPSGILTPGVTSVIGNGVVVDPAVLLDELAGLEQQGVDTSTLLISADAHLIMPYHVAIDKVTERYLGKAKIGTTGRGIGPCYQDKIARVGVRAQDLLDEKILRQKVEAALDFKNQVLVKVYNRKALDANQIVDGVLEHGAKFASRIADTRLLLNQALERGETVLLEGSQGTLLDVDHGTYPFVTSSNPTSGGASAGSGIGPTRITTVIGILKAYTTRVGSGPFPTELNDDMGEHLRKTGGEFGVTTGRSRRTGWFDAVIARYAARVNGITDFFLTKLDVLSGLEKVPVCVGYTVDGQRVDDMPMTQTDVHHAVPVYEELPGWFEDISGCRTFEELPANARAYVEYLESISGARVSAIGVGPGRDQTIVRHDMLGG; from the coding sequence ATGCCGGCCGTCGTGCTGATCGGTGCCCAGTGGGGCGACGAAGGCAAGGGCAAGGCCACCGACCTGCTCGGTGAACGTGTCCAGTGGGTCGTCCGCTACCAGGGTGGCAACAACGCCGGTCACACGGTCGTGCTGCCCGACGGCCAGAAGTTCGCCCTGCACCTGATCCCGTCCGGCATCCTCACACCGGGTGTGACGAGCGTCATCGGCAACGGCGTCGTCGTGGACCCGGCCGTGCTGCTCGACGAACTCGCCGGCCTCGAGCAGCAGGGCGTCGACACCTCCACGCTGCTGATCTCGGCCGACGCGCACCTGATCATGCCGTACCACGTGGCCATCGATAAGGTCACCGAGCGTTACCTGGGCAAGGCCAAGATCGGCACGACCGGGCGCGGCATCGGCCCGTGCTACCAGGACAAGATCGCCCGCGTCGGCGTCCGCGCCCAGGACCTGCTCGACGAGAAGATCCTGCGCCAGAAGGTCGAGGCCGCACTCGACTTCAAGAACCAGGTCCTGGTCAAGGTCTACAACCGCAAGGCGCTGGACGCGAACCAGATCGTGGACGGCGTGCTGGAGCACGGCGCCAAGTTCGCGTCCCGCATCGCCGACACCCGCCTGCTGCTCAACCAGGCGCTGGAGCGCGGCGAGACCGTGCTGCTGGAGGGCTCGCAGGGCACCCTGCTCGACGTCGACCACGGCACGTACCCGTTCGTCACCTCGTCGAACCCGACGTCCGGCGGTGCCAGCGCGGGCTCGGGCATCGGCCCCACCCGGATCACCACGGTGATCGGCATCCTCAAGGCGTACACCACGCGCGTCGGCTCCGGCCCGTTCCCGACGGAGCTGAACGACGACATGGGCGAGCACCTGCGCAAGACCGGCGGCGAGTTCGGCGTCACGACCGGCCGCTCGCGCCGCACCGGCTGGTTCGACGCGGTGATCGCCCGGTACGCCGCGCGCGTCAACGGCATCACCGACTTCTTCCTCACCAAGCTGGACGTGCTGTCCGGCCTGGAGAAGGTGCCGGTCTGCGTCGGCTACACGGTGGACGGGCAGCGCGTCGACGACATGCCGATGACGCAGACCGACGTGCACCACGCCGTGCCGGTGTACGAGGAGCTGCCCGGCTGGTTCGAGGACATCAGCGGATGCCGCACGTTCGAGGAACTGCCCGCGAACGCGCGGGCGTACGTCGAGTACCTGGAGTCGATCTCCGGGGCGCGGGTGTCGGCGATCGGCGTCGGTCCGGGCCGCGACCAGACGATCGTGCGCCACGACATGCTCGGCGGCTAG
- a CDS encoding LLM class flavin-dependent oxidoreductase codes for MSVVTHWFLPTSGDGRTIVERFHANPTQGTPASRGPDIDYLAAVASAAEVNGFTGVLTPTGTWCEDAWLSTAALLARTSRLKFLVAFRPGAVSPTLAAQMAATYQRISRGRLLLNVVTGGDAIEQRRFGDWLDHDQRYARTDEFLRVVRSVWGGEPVDFTGEHYRIAGATLPAPPDPIPPVYFGGSSDAALPVAARHADVYLTWGEPPADVAAKIARVRALTDRPVRFGVRLHTISRDTSEEAWREAGRLLAALDPRRVREAQERLAASESVGQQRMVALHGGAFDGDPRGLEVHPALWAGIGLVRGGAGTALVGSHAEVADLIAEYHAHGVDEFVLSGYPHLEEAYWFGEGVHPELRRRGLL; via the coding sequence ATGAGCGTGGTCACGCACTGGTTCCTGCCCACGTCCGGCGACGGTCGCACGATCGTGGAACGCTTCCACGCCAACCCGACACAGGGCACGCCCGCGTCGCGCGGCCCGGACATCGACTACCTCGCGGCCGTGGCGTCGGCGGCCGAGGTCAACGGGTTCACGGGCGTGCTCACACCCACCGGCACGTGGTGCGAGGACGCGTGGCTGAGCACGGCGGCGCTGCTCGCGCGGACGTCCCGGCTCAAGTTCCTGGTGGCGTTCCGGCCGGGCGCGGTCTCGCCGACGCTGGCCGCCCAGATGGCCGCCACCTACCAGCGGATCTCGCGCGGTCGGCTGCTGCTCAACGTCGTGACCGGCGGCGACGCGATCGAGCAGCGCCGGTTCGGCGACTGGCTCGACCACGACCAGCGCTACGCGCGCACCGACGAGTTCCTCCGGGTCGTGCGCTCGGTGTGGGGCGGCGAACCCGTCGACTTCACCGGTGAGCACTACCGGATCGCCGGTGCGACCCTGCCCGCGCCGCCCGACCCGATCCCGCCCGTGTACTTCGGCGGGTCGTCCGACGCCGCGCTGCCCGTGGCCGCCCGGCACGCGGACGTCTACCTCACGTGGGGCGAGCCGCCGGCCGACGTGGCGGCCAAGATCGCGCGGGTCCGGGCGCTGACCGACCGGCCGGTCCGGTTCGGTGTCCGGCTGCACACGATCAGCCGGGACACCTCCGAGGAGGCGTGGCGCGAGGCGGGTCGCCTGCTCGCCGCCCTCGACCCGCGACGCGTGCGGGAGGCCCAGGAACGGCTCGCGGCCAGCGAGTCCGTCGGGCAGCAGCGGATGGTCGCCTTGCACGGCGGCGCCTTCGACGGCGACCCGCGCGGCCTGGAGGTCCACCCGGCGCTGTGGGCCGGGATCGGACTGGTGCGCGGCGGCGCGGGCACCGCGCTGGTCGGCAGCCATGCCGAGGTCGCGGACCTGATCGCCGAGTACCACGCGCACGGCGTGGACGAGTTCGTGCTGTCGGGCTACCCGCACCTGGAGGAGGCGTACTGGTTCGGCGAGGGCGTGCACCCCGAACTGAGGCGGCGCGGACTGCTGTGA
- a CDS encoding glycerophosphodiester phosphodiesterase: MLRSKIVGVALAALAVAGVVTLPSASADQGGEKARGPLVIGHRGASGYRPEHTLASYELAARMGADFIEPDLVSTKDGRLVARHENEIGGTTDVAAHPEFAGRRTTKTIDGVAITGWFTEDFTLTELKSLRAKERIPQIRPRNTLYDGRFPVPTLEEVIDLARSLSRDLGRTVGVYPETKHPTYFQDIGLALEPKLVDVLNRKGLNRPGAAVYVQSFEVANLKWLRGKLRVPLVQLIDASGAPYDFVKAGDKRTYADLVTPAGLKEIATYAKGIGVAKDRIIPRDANGFLKQPTTLVADAHARKLIVHAWTFRNENAFLPADYRSSTDQAAYGRAFDEYAKFFATGLDGVFADNPDTAVEARKSR; the protein is encoded by the coding sequence ATGCTGCGGTCGAAGATCGTCGGCGTGGCGCTGGCCGCGCTCGCCGTCGCCGGGGTGGTGACGCTGCCGTCCGCGTCCGCCGACCAGGGCGGGGAGAAGGCGCGCGGGCCGCTGGTGATCGGCCACCGGGGCGCGTCGGGCTACCGGCCCGAGCACACGTTGGCCTCGTACGAACTGGCCGCGCGCATGGGCGCGGACTTCATCGAGCCCGACCTGGTCTCGACCAAGGACGGCCGGCTCGTCGCCCGGCACGAGAACGAGATCGGCGGCACGACCGACGTCGCCGCGCACCCGGAGTTCGCCGGCCGCCGCACCACGAAGACGATCGACGGCGTCGCGATCACCGGCTGGTTCACCGAGGACTTCACGCTCACCGAGCTGAAGTCGTTGCGCGCCAAGGAACGCATCCCGCAGATCCGGCCGCGCAACACGCTCTACGACGGCCGCTTCCCGGTGCCCACGCTCGAAGAGGTCATCGACCTCGCCCGGTCGCTGAGCCGGGACCTCGGCCGGACCGTCGGCGTGTACCCGGAGACCAAGCACCCGACGTACTTCCAGGACATCGGCCTCGCGCTGGAGCCGAAGCTCGTGGACGTGCTCAACCGCAAGGGCCTCAACCGGCCCGGCGCGGCCGTGTACGTGCAGTCGTTCGAGGTCGCGAACCTCAAGTGGCTGCGCGGCAAGCTGCGCGTGCCGCTGGTGCAGCTGATCGACGCCTCGGGTGCGCCGTACGACTTCGTGAAGGCCGGCGACAAGCGCACCTACGCCGACCTGGTGACCCCGGCCGGGCTGAAGGAGATCGCGACCTACGCCAAGGGCATCGGCGTGGCCAAGGACCGGATCATCCCGCGCGACGCGAACGGGTTCCTCAAGCAGCCGACCACGCTCGTGGCCGACGCCCACGCCCGCAAGCTGATCGTGCACGCGTGGACGTTCCGCAACGAGAACGCGTTCCTGCCGGCCGACTACCGCTCGTCCACCGACCAGGCCGCGTACGGCCGGGCGTTCGACGAGTACGCGAAGTTCTTCGCGACCGGCCTCGACGGCGTGTTCGCCGACAACCCGGACACCGCCGTGGAAGCCCGCAAGTCCCGCTGA
- a CDS encoding TRAP transporter permease, whose amino-acid sequence MSEPILEQDEERPVRALSARWDRALAVAAFLVALLVLKQVFRPFAQGGQFYLVVFLAVTLPLVFLSYGRSADPGPLDWVLALLAFLAGAYPLAGFDAFLDRQGQLSTPDVIAGTVLLLLILEAARRTTGWVLPVVCVAFIAFAYYGGYLPPSWAISHAGVDFAQIVNGFFNDATGFYGTPLDVAATYIVLFTIYGAVLNASGAGTFFVDISFSLFRRSRTAPGRTAATAGFLLGTVSGSGTATTVSLGAVTWPMLRKAGYSKENAGGLLAASGIGAILSPPTMGAAAFIIAEYLRVSYLDVLVWAILPTLLYYLGIALAVEIDARRFGARPVDVEAPRAWTVLRRGGHHFLSLGVIVVFLVLDVPVYSAVVYATGVAALFALSSDLRGWSRLVATSLAVGVRGALPVIAVCAAAGVITSTVTKTGLGQALASALVDLASAVSSNPAVVLAVTAVLAAVAVSVLGLAVPVTASFVISWVVVGPALVELGVAPAEAAMFIFYYAVLSEVTPPTALAAVAAAAITGGDVVRTMWRTWRYTLPAFLVPLAFVLTDNGSNLLLHGTLLDALWVFAVSALGVAALAVATGGWLVRRAGVAERALCVPAALALLYPDPRSVAIGAAFLFAATVVHVLVNRKENRDA is encoded by the coding sequence GTGTCCGAGCCCATCCTGGAACAGGACGAAGAACGCCCGGTACGCGCGTTGTCGGCGCGTTGGGACCGGGCGTTGGCCGTGGCGGCGTTCCTGGTCGCCCTGCTCGTGCTCAAGCAGGTGTTCCGGCCGTTCGCGCAGGGCGGGCAGTTCTACCTGGTCGTGTTCCTGGCGGTGACGTTGCCGCTGGTGTTCCTGTCGTACGGGCGGTCCGCCGACCCCGGACCGCTCGACTGGGTGTTGGCGCTCCTGGCGTTCCTGGCCGGTGCGTACCCGTTGGCCGGTTTCGACGCGTTCCTCGACCGGCAGGGCCAACTGTCGACGCCCGACGTGATCGCCGGGACCGTGCTCCTGCTGCTGATCCTCGAAGCCGCGCGGCGCACGACCGGGTGGGTGCTGCCGGTGGTGTGCGTGGCGTTCATCGCCTTCGCCTACTACGGCGGGTACCTGCCGCCGTCGTGGGCGATCTCCCACGCGGGCGTGGACTTCGCGCAGATCGTGAACGGGTTCTTCAACGACGCCACGGGTTTCTACGGCACGCCGCTCGACGTCGCCGCGACCTACATCGTGCTGTTCACGATCTACGGCGCCGTGCTCAACGCGTCCGGCGCGGGCACGTTCTTCGTGGACATCAGCTTCTCGCTCTTCCGCCGGTCCCGCACCGCACCCGGTCGCACGGCCGCCACCGCCGGCTTCCTGCTCGGCACGGTGTCCGGCTCGGGCACGGCCACGACCGTGTCGCTGGGCGCGGTGACGTGGCCGATGCTGCGGAAAGCCGGCTACTCGAAGGAGAACGCGGGCGGCCTGCTCGCCGCGTCCGGCATCGGGGCGATCCTGTCGCCGCCCACCATGGGCGCGGCGGCGTTCATCATCGCCGAGTACCTCCGGGTCTCGTACCTCGACGTGCTCGTGTGGGCGATCCTGCCGACCCTGCTGTACTACCTGGGCATCGCGCTGGCCGTCGAGATCGACGCCCGGCGGTTCGGGGCCCGGCCGGTCGACGTGGAGGCGCCCCGGGCGTGGACCGTGCTGCGGCGCGGCGGCCACCACTTCCTGTCCCTGGGCGTGATCGTCGTCTTCCTCGTGCTCGACGTGCCGGTGTACTCGGCCGTCGTCTACGCCACCGGGGTGGCGGCGTTGTTCGCGCTGTCGTCCGACCTCAGGGGCTGGTCGCGGCTGGTCGCGACGTCCCTGGCGGTCGGGGTGCGCGGGGCGTTGCCCGTGATCGCGGTGTGCGCGGCGGCGGGCGTGATCACGTCGACCGTCACCAAGACCGGACTGGGGCAGGCACTCGCCTCGGCGTTGGTGGACCTGGCGTCCGCGGTGTCCTCGAACCCGGCCGTGGTGCTCGCGGTGACGGCCGTGCTCGCGGCGGTCGCGGTGAGCGTGCTCGGCCTGGCCGTACCGGTGACCGCGTCCTTCGTGATCTCGTGGGTGGTCGTCGGACCGGCGTTGGTCGAACTCGGTGTCGCACCGGCCGAAGCGGCGATGTTCATCTTCTACTACGCCGTGCTGTCCGAGGTCACGCCGCCGACCGCGCTCGCCGCGGTGGCGGCCGCCGCGATCACCGGCGGCGACGTGGTGCGGACGATGTGGCGGACGTGGCGGTACACGCTGCCCGCCTTCCTCGTGCCCTTGGCTTTCGTGCTCACCGACAACGGCTCGAACTTGCTCCTGCATGGCACCCTTCTCGACGCGTTGTGGGTGTTCGCGGTGTCGGCACTGGGCGTGGCCGCGCTCGCGGTCGCGACCGGCGGGTGGCTGGTGCGCCGTGCGGGCGTGGCCGAACGGGCGCTGTGCGTACCGGCGGCCCTGGCCCTGCTGTACCCGGACCCCCGCAGCGTCGCGATCGGCGCGGCGTTCCTGTTCGCCGCGACGGTCGTGCACGTGCTGGTCAACCGGAAGGAGAACCGGGATGCGTAG
- a CDS encoding TAXI family TRAP transporter solute-binding subunit, with protein MRRLGIVVVAVALVVAGCGGKREPAARQAGAAECEAAEGRITIATGNSGGVYYVIGGALAQVISANTPLKATAAETGASVQNVQQLVDGTYDIAFSLADTAADAVGGKGAFEGKPQKIQALTRLYPNYTQVLVRGGINSPADLRGKRVSTGSPKSGTEVIAQRLLRAAGLDPDKDVQAQRLDLTKTADGMKDGSLDALVWSGGLPTAQITDITTSLKGDVHFLDLTPQLEALRQVNPVYDRGVIPAAAYGQPADVPTIIVPNVLLVRDDFPISNACAVTKAIYEHKGDLEKVHPAARDILRDQAGLTDPVPLSPGSLDALGG; from the coding sequence ATGCGTAGGCTCGGAATCGTCGTGGTGGCGGTCGCGCTGGTCGTCGCCGGCTGCGGCGGCAAGCGGGAACCGGCGGCCCGGCAGGCGGGCGCGGCCGAGTGCGAGGCGGCCGAAGGGCGGATCACCATCGCCACCGGCAACTCCGGCGGCGTGTACTACGTGATCGGCGGCGCACTGGCCCAGGTGATCAGCGCCAACACCCCGCTCAAGGCGACGGCGGCCGAGACCGGTGCGTCCGTGCAGAACGTCCAGCAGCTCGTCGACGGCACGTACGACATCGCGTTCTCGCTCGCCGACACGGCCGCCGACGCGGTCGGCGGCAAGGGGGCGTTCGAGGGCAAACCCCAGAAGATCCAGGCGTTGACCAGGCTCTACCCCAACTACACGCAGGTGCTCGTGCGCGGCGGGATCAACTCGCCGGCCGACCTGCGCGGCAAGCGGGTCTCCACCGGGTCGCCCAAGTCCGGCACCGAGGTGATCGCGCAACGGCTGCTGCGCGCGGCCGGACTCGACCCGGACAAGGACGTGCAGGCGCAGCGGCTCGACCTGACCAAGACCGCGGACGGCATGAAGGACGGCAGCCTCGACGCGCTGGTGTGGTCGGGCGGACTGCCGACCGCGCAGATCACCGACATCACCACGTCGTTGAAGGGCGACGTGCACTTCCTCGACCTGACCCCGCAACTGGAGGCGTTGCGGCAGGTCAACCCCGTGTACGACCGGGGCGTGATCCCGGCCGCCGCCTACGGTCAGCCCGCCGACGTGCCGACGATCATCGTGCCCAACGTGCTGCTCGTCAGAGACGACTTCCCGATCTCGAACGCGTGCGCCGTGACGAAGGCGATCTACGAGCACAAGGGCGACCTGGAGAAAGTGCACCCGGCGGCCCGCGACATCCTCCGCGACCAGGCCGGGCTGACCGACCCGGTTCCGCTGTCGCCCGGCTCGCTGGACGCGCTCGGCGGATAG
- the purD gene encoding phosphoribosylamine--glycine ligase has translation MRVLVIGSGAREHALVLALSRDPAVVALACAPGNAGIAGLAEIRGVDVTDAAAVTSLAVEWRADLVVVGPETPLVAGAADAVRAAGIPCFGPSAAAARIEGSKAFAKDVMAAAGVPTATSEVVDNPARLDAALTHFGPTWVVKDDGLAAGKGVVVTADRATARAHAMTLLDNGHPVLLESFLSGPEVSLFCLVDGANVVPLLPAQDFKRVGDGDSGPNTGGMGAYAPLPWAPDGLVETIVATCVQPVVDELARRDTPFTGLLYAGLALTPTGPQVIEFNCRFGDPETQAVLALLETPLAGLLLAASTGGLGGIADLDWAPGYAVTVVVAAEGYPGRPRTGDVVGGTEADGVLHAGTRRRDDGAVVSTGGRVLAVVGTGDTLADARTSAYDRVKTVHLTGSHHRSDIALRAANGEIEF, from the coding sequence GTGCGTGTCCTGGTCATCGGGTCCGGAGCCCGTGAACATGCCCTTGTCCTCGCGTTGTCACGGGACCCCGCGGTGGTCGCCTTGGCCTGCGCTCCCGGCAACGCCGGCATCGCCGGACTCGCCGAGATCCGCGGCGTCGACGTGACCGACGCGGCGGCCGTGACCTCGCTGGCCGTCGAGTGGCGTGCCGACCTGGTCGTCGTCGGGCCCGAGACGCCGCTGGTCGCGGGCGCCGCCGACGCCGTGCGCGCGGCCGGCATCCCGTGCTTCGGCCCGTCGGCCGCCGCGGCCCGCATCGAGGGCTCCAAGGCGTTCGCCAAGGACGTCATGGCGGCGGCCGGCGTGCCGACCGCGACCTCCGAGGTCGTCGACAACCCGGCCCGGCTCGACGCCGCCCTGACCCACTTCGGCCCGACCTGGGTGGTCAAGGACGACGGGCTCGCGGCGGGCAAGGGCGTGGTCGTGACGGCCGACCGCGCGACCGCGCGTGCGCACGCCATGACCCTGCTGGACAACGGCCACCCGGTGCTCCTGGAGTCGTTCCTCTCCGGGCCCGAGGTGTCCCTGTTCTGCCTGGTCGACGGCGCGAACGTGGTGCCCCTGCTGCCCGCGCAGGACTTCAAGCGCGTGGGCGACGGCGACTCCGGCCCCAACACCGGTGGCATGGGTGCCTATGCGCCGCTGCCCTGGGCGCCGGACGGCCTGGTGGAGACCATCGTGGCGACGTGCGTGCAGCCCGTGGTCGACGAACTGGCCCGCCGCGACACCCCGTTCACCGGCCTGCTCTACGCGGGCCTGGCCCTCACCCCCACCGGGCCGCAGGTGATCGAGTTCAACTGCCGCTTCGGCGATCCCGAGACCCAGGCCGTGCTGGCACTGCTCGAGACGCCGCTGGCCGGCCTGCTGCTGGCCGCGTCCACCGGCGGCCTCGGCGGGATCGCCGACCTGGACTGGGCACCCGGCTACGCCGTGACCGTGGTCGTGGCCGCCGAGGGCTACCCCGGCCGACCCCGGACGGGGGACGTCGTCGGCGGCACCGAGGCGGACGGCGTGCTGCACGCCGGCACCCGCCGGCGTGACGACGGCGCCGTGGTGTCGACGGGCGGTCGCGTGCTGGCCGTCGTGGGTACCGGCGACACGCTGGCCGACGCCCGCACGTCCGCGTACGACCGCGTGAAGACCGTGCACCTGACCGGCTCCCACCACCGCTCCGACATCGCCTTGCGCGCCGCGAACGGCGAGATCGAATTCTGA
- a CDS encoding DUF3558 domain-containing protein: protein MRSSAVRTTALLTAVAALTAACTTEQPGKGMAASPTSAAPKTTTTEKKPRPEEIKLDGIDPCQVLTDEQMKQLSVSRRTRMNQDLVKDGSEDPVCNYGNNSSPRIIYGVGLVIGSGIDHWTGNGNVDVKPTTVGGYSAVTLTFKGAPVDCALAIDIAGGQQFYFDYEPGQAAAQDVMCQNAVKGAELALATLQTLK, encoded by the coding sequence GTGCGTAGTAGCGCTGTTCGCACGACCGCCCTGCTGACTGCCGTCGCCGCACTGACCGCAGCGTGCACGACCGAGCAGCCGGGCAAGGGCATGGCCGCCAGTCCGACATCGGCGGCACCGAAGACCACCACGACTGAGAAGAAGCCTCGCCCAGAGGAAATCAAGCTCGACGGGATCGACCCCTGCCAAGTGCTCACCGACGAGCAGATGAAACAGCTTTCGGTCAGCCGTAGAACCCGGATGAACCAGGACCTCGTCAAGGACGGCAGCGAGGACCCGGTCTGCAACTACGGCAACAACAGCTCGCCGCGGATCATCTACGGCGTCGGCCTCGTCATCGGGTCGGGCATCGACCACTGGACGGGAAACGGCAACGTCGATGTCAAGCCCACCACCGTGGGTGGCTACAGCGCGGTGACGCTGACCTTCAAGGGTGCGCCCGTCGACTGCGCGCTTGCGATCGACATCGCCGGCGGACAACAGTTCTACTTCGACTACGAGCCCGGTCAGGCGGCTGCGCAGGACGTCATGTGCCAGAACGCGGTCAAAGGTGCGGAACTCGCGCTGGCCACGTTGCAGACCTTGAAGTGA